In Miscanthus floridulus cultivar M001 chromosome 8, ASM1932011v1, whole genome shotgun sequence, the sequence GGGGCGGGCCCACATGTATTCAAAGGTATTCAGTTGAATACCCATTATTTTTGCAAAAAAAGTTCatatatatagtgtattctaGGTATATGTAtggaaaaaacaaaaataaacaaGCTAACACCGTCAATCCAAACAAAAAAGCCCACCGGACACCTTCCCTCTCCCTGGCCCAATTTGTCACAAGCCCAACTGGCCCACTCGGCCTCTCATTGGGTCACAGACCCACAGCACGCACCTCCTTCGCCCGGCGAATCGACGACAACGGCCGAACGGCGCACGCCGGCGCGCCGCTAAAAGCCGGAGATGGAGCCGCGGCCTgcgcggagcggcggcggcggcaaccacGCCACCTCTGCCGCTCGTGCCGCCGCTACTGGACGGCCGGCGGCGCGCTCCGCCGCGTGGGCGTGGCCTCGAGCCTCCGCGTCCCCGACCGCGTCCTGAACTCCTGATTGTTTGTGAAATTGAGGTGAGCATTTCCAATTGTTTGTGAAACTGGGATAGCACAACAACTTGCAAAATGCCGATGCTCATGAATTTGGGACAATGTGAATATCTAATAGCAGTAGCAGGTAGTGAGCATTCTCTGAAACTTGTGTAACTTTTATTTTAGGTCTGAACCACGAAGAAGAAGAATAGTGCCGCTAGGGTTTTCATGGCATCATTCAGTCCAACTAATTCCTTTTCTGCTTTTAATGTTGAGAACTTGATTAAACTTGCTGAGTTCTATCCATGTGACTTTGAATTTTAAGAAATGAACCAGCTTCATTTTCAGTTGCACCACTATATCAATGATGTCAGAAATGATGAAAACTTAAAAATTTTGAGAAGTCTAGCAGAGTTGTCTATGATGCTAGTTAAACAAGGAAAGTTTCCTCGGTATGAAATTGTTTATAAACTTCTCAAATTGGTGTTTGTTCTCCCTGTTGCAACTGCTGGTGTTGAGAGGGTCTTTTCTATAATGAATTTGATAAAGAACGAGAGAAGAAGCAAGATAAGGCAGAAATATTTGAATGGTTGCTTGGTCACATTGATTGAAAGGGAATTCTTCATGCAAGCTAAGGATAAGGACATCATCACTCATTTTCAAAGCATTAAGGATCGAAAAGTTGTCATGTATCTTGTAAGTTGTAAGCTTTGTTACCATTTTGCTATTTTATCCTCTATTTATTTCACATGTTGCCACTTTGATATGTTGATCATTAGTAGCTGGACAATTTCAAGTTGTGATCAATTTTATTAACCAATGATACTACCAATTTAGGCTGTCAAATTTTTTTCTTGCCACCTGCAATTTTGAATACCCATGGTCCAAATCCTGCGCCCGCCTCTGCCTGTGCCGATGATGATGAGCAGCGTGCGTGCCATCGTCGCTCTCTTTCTCGGGgctggaggtgtgagaacggaaAGCGCGAGCTGCCGTGCCGGGGGCATGTGTGTTGTGGGCGCCGTGTGCCCGAGTGGGCGACCCGCCCGACCGTCATCATCGTTCATCAGGCAGGCGGCGCGTGCAGCTGCAGGTGCAGGGCGTCTCCAACACTCTGCCTGAGAAGTGAGAAGGAAATGCTTGCCGACGCAAGTGCCGAGAACGAGGCGGGATACGGGCGGCCACCGCGAGGAATCTACTCTCCTCCCCCCTTTCAGATATGCCTCTGCccgggggtcgtcgtcgtcggttTCGGTTGCGGGCGCGCGCACCGCGACGCACGCGGCGCCGGCGGCAGCCTTTTCTTTCGCCGGGACCGAAAACACGCACGGGGCCGGGGACCGCGAGCGAGGTGGGTTGTGAACTTGTGACTGTGTTGTGGGGGCGTCGTGGGATAGGTGGAGTGGGGCAAGCCAAAGCAATGGGCAGCAGCAGCTAGCAGGAACCGCGGCCGAGTAAAGGCGCCCGGTGCGGCGCTGGCCCGGCCGGGCCCCGGGAGGCCGGGATGCTGGAGCCGACGCCGGCCGCTTTCCGCTGCCGCAAAGCAGGCAGAGCCGCAGAGGCAGGCTTCCATCGCCCCCTAGATCTCACTCACTGTGGCCCGCCTGCAGGCCGGTCCCCCGTCGCTCGCCTGCTCCGCGTGCTCGCAGGTCGCGCACGGCGCACGCACGCTCCGTCGTCGACTCGTCGGCCTCGGATCTCTGTCTCTGCCGGGGCGAGGCCGCGAGGGCTGCATTTGCATCGGCGGTGGGCTGCCCTCTGCCTGCGGGCTGCAACATGTTGAGCCGCTCAGGATAACTGGGCTGGGCCCTCGGGTACGCTGGGCCGCTCTTGATTGTATCCGCGTCACGCGTTTCAGAGAGGAACAGGTTTATTTGCCCTCCCTCAACAAtcacataggttttgctaaaaaAATTCACAAAGGTTTGATTTATCTTCCTCACTTAGGAATTCGGTTTTCTAGACTCCTTCAACTATTGAAACCGTCCGATTTATCTCCTTGAGCGGTTGAAGAGTGGTTTTAGCTGATGCGGCGCAAAGTTAGTCACAAAGGAGGTAAATCAGACTTTCACGATAGTTCAAGAAGATCAATTAGATTTTATAAAAAATTGTAGAAATAATTTTCCAAAACCGTTTTGTCCCCTAGAACCCCTTAGGTATAATTTTTGAATGCTTGAATGAGCCATATTACAAGACGAAGGGAGTACGGCATGTAATCTACTACATGTTTCCTATAAAAGGTAGAAATCATGTTGTCTTCTTAATGCGTTAAATTTATAAAAGTGTTTTTTTGTTCCACACCTATGTAAAAGGTTTATAAATGTTCTCATCTCATTTTATTAGACTAGAACAATTAATGTGCATAAAAAATTGACTTGTCATTTAGCTTTTGAGCCATGTTTATGCCTTACGAATGTGCGAGGATTTTTTTCATGTTGCAATGTACAGATATATTTGCTAATCTAATGCTAAAACAAGATTTTCCGGAAATTGCCGTTGGCATTCTATCTTGTTTGTTAAAAATTACATGGCCTATCGATAATATCCAGAGAAAATTAAAATTTTGGCCCTAAATGAAGTTGtgcttagtttttttttttggccctTTTTCGTTTGAACTTTCCTATCTGGCCCTAAAACGAATTTCATTTAATTTCTTGGCCCTTCCGTTATTTGTAACGGTGTTAACTTGTATGCGAAATTATCTTTTTACCCCTGACGTCGAATGTAACAGATGGAGTCTAGAGCAGCGATTGGACTCCATGTGATGAGGACATACAGCCTTTGGATTACTCAGGTTTGGTTGGAACACTTTTAAATTTCATTTCGAATTAAAACTTAATTTTGAGCATGTGCTTTGTTAAGGAACTTTTGATTTTACCTACAGGTATATACACTGATAAATTTCTTGAAATACTACTTTACATACCATGAATATAGATGTTTTTAGTCCATTTTAAGGCTAAACACCTAAGGCTCGGATATAACGTTACGATcgattatttatttttttgccctttttttgaaaaaaaatcacaaatatgcccctggagaaaagattttaaaatctggacccttagctcggcgccatcgttgctggcgccgagcttacatgtctcgacgccagcgtctctggcCCCGAGATCTTAGGCTCGAAGTAGACGTGGTGGTGACATGATAGGCatctcggcgccagtcaccctggcgttgagctcggcgccagggtgactggcgccAAGCCTTTCTTACATATGGGTCccaatcctttctctcttcctctccctctctctcgcacCTCACTCGCCCGAGCAGCGCACCGCAGCCGCCACTCACGCCCTCTCCCCCCCGGCCACCCGAGTTCGCACGATCTTAGGCTCGAAGTAGTCGTGGCGGTGACATGGCAAACatctcggcgccagtcaccctggcgTTGAGCTCGGTGCCGTAGATCttagcgccgagctcggtgccagggtgactggcgccgagcctttcttacgtatgggcccaatcctttctctcttcctctccctctctctcgcaaCTCACTCGCCCGAGTAGCGCACCACAGCCGCCGCCCACGCCCTCTCCCGTCCTCAGCCACCTGAGCCCGCATGGCCTCGCGCCTCGCCGTGCCTGGCCGCCCGTGCCACGCTGCCACCGCGCTAGGCCGGTCTCCTCGCCGGGCTACGCTGGGCCGTCGCGCCCCGCGCTAGCGCCGGACCGCCCACGCCGCACCGGTCTCCTTGCCGGTCCCTGCGCCTGCCACGCGCCCAGCCGCCCACGCCGTGCCGCCACCGCGGCCGCGCCAGCGCCGGCAGCCCGCGCCAGCGCCGGCAGCCCGCGCCCGCCCCGCggccctcgcctcgcccgacgtgccACCCGCGCCCGCGGTCGCCTTGGTCGCACCACACCGTGCCGGTGCCGTGACCGTGACCATGCCGCCCGCCACCGCTGGCCTTGGCTGCGCTCGCCGTGCCGCCCGCGCCCGCCAAGCCGGCCTCACCGCGCGGAGCGCCGGGCAtccgcgcccgccgcgcgccaccgccgtCCTCGGCCACGCCCTCGCCGACCTCAGCACCTGCAGCGCCCGGTTGTGCCACCGTTGGCCCGGCtcgtcggcctgacccacgcGCCGACGTCTGCTGTGACTCCGTCGGCATCCGTGACTCCGTCGTCGgacaggtaaaaattatgaatttgtaatgtgcgtacttagttagctttaattgtagtgtagtagttttgtcatttattatttactagttaatgtgatgactcggatagttgatttagttagtgatctattgagatagatatgtagatagatagaaacatagatacataggtacatagatatagttagataggtagttacatatttaattaactaaataggatctagctatttagttagtacactgtatctatgtatgtagttattatcttatttacttagtttgtagttagaaagtacttgttaggtactatctatcgtctaatttggactaaaggacatgtgttttgttatgtgtttgaactagatagataacctagtgaccatatatcatggaggcaccgttgaatatgatcgctatggatatgttgagtttattGATATGCAAAGCATGCCTGTGCTAtttaatgataggccttcatttagtgagatggttgcaagggctcgggaggagctgtattgccttggagatgatggcattgcagttgagggtgtactgcacctaggttctcctcccaacattctTAGGCGAATGATTctaattggttgtgcggatcagtgggagaactatgtgagatcagcTATGAAGAGTCAGCTGTAATGTTTGGACGTAGTTGTgtatcgggtgttagttgatcccatccctcatgggtttccccactaatgggtcagcaggcacacatcgaccctcctgtCTCAgaacctgatagggatgtggaggttgcacctacggttcccaaTGCTCAATCTGCCCTCAATGAGGTATTTGGAGTGtttgtcagactcatgttgttgtggcagatcctcctcatgagattcctttaacacagaatcatccgagtaagtgtcttaaccgcatggttattgggagcttacccccttccttacatccatttctttcattctttcctcatttctctacttatgttgtaggagacattcctgagaatgtggatgtgccccctgttgctgcgtaAGTACACTTTGGACATGGATTTTGTGGCtctaatagtgttgaaattatgcatgattcagagccatatgagatggcaagggctcttgattctgatgatgatcgccctgttggagagctgacagagagtaaTGTTGAGATGCTGAAGCGTATCTTTCCCGGCCGcggtgatccaagagttcatgagtttagtgatcttACTCATTCTGATCAGGCATGTGCAGAAGggtgtgatgatgagctcctagaagctcctaaggctggccctaacatggcaattgagaatgggagggtgttcaatgacctccctgcattAAAGAGGTGGTTACAGGCGTTTGCAGTGATACAAAAGAGatcttacaaggtcttgcattcatatgtggagcgccattacacagttgtgtgtgacaaggaacgctgcccatggagggtttgtgcaaggaagcaaaaggtcaccgaaaagtagaagatcacaaaagttgtcgggccacacaattgtgctgaccatgagctgacactgaggcatcgacagttgacatctaccctcattgccaaacggttgatgggaatattgtagggagaacccaacatgaaggttaggacaattatcaggaccgttgatgcgttgtatggaggttatatgataacttatggtaaagcttagagggctaagcagcgagcgtggaagatgatatatggggactaggaggatgggtacgAGTAGCTgtcagtacttttcaatgcaatcaaagcggtgaatccaggcatgcattatgaagTACATCCCAAaatcaaatgcatggaaggatgggaggtagatattctttcgtgctttctggtgcttccctcagtgtgccgaggcctttaggcactgtcgtctcgtcttctccattgatggtatgttcttgattggcaaatactaaggcacacttcttatagccatatcctgtgacgcgaataataag encodes:
- the LOC136469460 gene encoding uncharacterized protein; translation: MPTESQQTSARGSGRRAGPTVAQPGAAGAEVGEGVAEDGGGARRARMPGAPRGEAGLAGAGGTASAAKASGGGRHGHGHGTGTVWCDQGDRGRGWHVGRGEGRGAGAGCRRWRGLPALARPRWRHGVGGWARGRRRDRQGDRCGVGGPALARGATAQRSPARRPA